The proteins below are encoded in one region of Helianthus annuus cultivar XRQ/B chromosome 2, HanXRQr2.0-SUNRISE, whole genome shotgun sequence:
- the LOC110923688 gene encoding probable polygalacturonase, which produces MMDVNESPIVNKFFKKPSWVFPLLLFTLLVILSLQVTQNGSGFSARPVSYPGIPSPGSGTCDGSVPVRAVKMSIVEFGGVGDGVTSNTAAFAAAMRWMKGFVGRGGAQLNVPRGKWVTGSFNLTSDFTLYLEDGAVIMGSEDMKEWPIIEPLPSYGRGRERLGGRHISLIHGDGLTNVVITGQNGNIDGNGKMWWDLWWNRTLKHTRGHLVEIMNSRNILISNLTFRNSPFWTIHPVYCSNVVIKDMTILAPLNAPNTDGIDPDSCTNVCIEDCYIESGDDLVAIKSGWDQYGTSTARPSSNIIIRRVSGTTPTCSGVGIGSEMSGGISNIRVENLHIRNSAAGIRIKTDIGRGGYIENITVTNITMDKVKVPLRFSRGADDHPDNGWDPHALPRVKNIFITNVVSYDSRKAPVLQGIEGAPFEGICMKNVTLLGLQETMQWNCEHISGFANDVSPAPCSLLQRNASVTCT; this is translated from the exons ATGATGGACGTAAACGAATCCCCAATCGTCAACAAATTCTTCAAAAAACCATCATGGGTCTTTCCGCTGCTTCTCTTCACCCTCCTTGTTATTCTAAGCCTCCAAGTCACCCAAAACGGGTCCGGGTTTTCAGCCCGACCCGTTTCCTACCCGGGTATTCCTTCTCCCGGGTCGGGTACGTGTGACGGGTCGGTGCCCGTAAGGGCTGTGAAGATGTCGATTGTGGAATTTGGTGGTGTTGGTGACGGAGTGACGTCGAACACGGCGGCGTTTGCGGCGGCGATGAGGTGGATGAAGGGGTTTGTAGGGAGAGGTGGGGCCCAGTTGAATGTTCCTAGAGGGAAGTGGGTTACTGGAAGTTTTAATCTTACTAGTGATTTTACGTTGTATCTTGAAGATGGGGCTGTTATTATGGGCTCAGAG gaCATGAAAGAATGGCCTATAATTGAGCCATTACCTTCCTAtggaagaggaagagagagatTGGGAGGGAGACATATAAGCCTAATTCATGGTGATGGTCTCACTAATGTTGTCATTACAG GGCAAAATGGAAATATCGATGGAAACGGTAAGATGTGGTGGGACCTATGGTGGAACCGGACTTTGAAACACACTAGAGGCCACCTTGTTGAAATCATGAACTCAAGAAACATACTCATTTCGAACCTTACATTTCGCAATTCGCCATTTTGGACCATTCATCCTGTTTACTGCAG TAATGTTGTGATAAAAGACATGACAATATTGGCTCCACTTAATGCTCCAAATACTGATGGTATAGACCCAG ATTCATGCACAAACGTCTGTATCGAAGACTGTTACATCGAGAGCGGGGATGATCTCGTAGCTATAAAAAGCGGGTGGGACCAATACGGGACATCGACGGCCCGCCCAAGCTCCAACATCATTATCAGACGCGTATCGGGAACAACCCCGACATGTTCAGGTGTCGGGATCGGTAGTGAAATGTCAGGCGGCATTTCAAACATCCGAGTTGAAAATCTTCACATTCGAAACTCAGCAGCCGGTATTCGAATAAAAACCGACATAGGTAGAGGTGGGTATATTGAAAACATAACCGTTACAAACATTACAATGGATAAAGTTAAGGTGCCTTTAAGGTTTAGCCGAGGCGCGGATGACCACCCGGATAACGGGTGGGACCCGCACGCGCTTCCAAGGGTAAAAAACATATTTATAACTAATGTGGTTAGTTATGATTCTAGAAAGGCCCCTGTGTTGCAGGGGATTGAGGGTGCACCATTTGAAGGAATATGCATGAAAAATGTTACATTACTTGGGTTACAAGAAACCATGCAATGGAACTGTGAACACATTTCGGGTTTCGCTAATGATGTTTCGCCTGCACCGTGTTCGTTGTTGCAAAGAAACGCATCGGTGACTTGTACATAG
- the LOC110923683 gene encoding transcription factor HY5, with amino-acid sequence MQDQAATSSVAASLPSSSERSSSSALQLNVKEGMESDDEIRRVPEMGAEAAGASVSGRETGSVAHPDRVQGSAEGGTRRKGKNPADKENKRLKRLLRNRVSAQQARERKKAYLSELEVRVKELEKKNSEVEERLSTLQNENQMLRHILKNTTAGMQERK; translated from the exons atgCAGGATCAAGCGGCCACGAGTTCCGTTGCGGCGAGTCTGCCGTCTAGTAGCGAACGGTCTTCCAGCTCTGCACTGCAACTTAATGTTAAAGAAG GAATGGAGAGTGACGACGAGATCAGAAGAGTGCCGGAGATGGGCGCAGAAGCTGCCGGAGCATCAGTATCCGGTCGTGAAACCGGGTCAGTCGCACATCCAGACCGGGTTCAAGGCTCTGCTGAAGGCGGCACAAGGAGAAAGGGGAAAAATCCTGCTGACAAAGAGAACAAACGGTTGAAGAG GTTGTTGAGGAATCGGGTTTCGGCCCAACAAGCAAGGGAGAGAAAGAAGGCATACTTGAGCGAGTTGGAGGTACGGGTGAAGGAGTTGGAGAAGAAGAACTCGGAGGTTGAAGAGCGTTTGTCGACTCTGCAAAACGAGAACCAGATGCTTAGACAT ATACTGAAGAACACAACGGCCGGCATGCAAGAGAGGAAATAG